One genomic region from Gemmatimonadota bacterium encodes:
- a CDS encoding DUF5715 family protein — MTPSTRTGRILRSGTRALALLLLQTAPVAAQSLRGSPASLDRQNDQARGHDYTYLASAAQVRRFIESGYLVRLDGNPDYSLKAVSFPYARPEVKMFVERLAAQYRRACGEELVVTSLTRPLSRQPRNASDRSVHPTGMAIDLRRSNSPACRSWLERVLLELEGKRVLEATRERRPPHYHVAIFPRPYASYVAQLTGTEAEPERVAPGEVDHRVARGESLWVIAQRYGTTLDSIRQANGLSSSRIYAGQLLRVPVAR; from the coding sequence ATGACTCCTTCCACGCGTACCGGCCGAATCCTCCGCTCCGGGACGAGGGCGCTCGCCCTCCTCCTGCTCCAGACCGCACCCGTCGCGGCGCAGAGTCTGCGCGGATCGCCCGCCTCGCTGGATCGTCAGAACGACCAGGCCCGGGGGCACGACTACACGTACCTGGCCTCGGCCGCGCAGGTCCGGCGCTTCATCGAGAGCGGCTATCTCGTGCGCCTCGACGGCAATCCGGACTACAGCCTCAAGGCCGTCTCGTTTCCCTACGCGCGGCCCGAGGTGAAGATGTTCGTGGAGCGGCTCGCGGCGCAGTATCGGCGGGCCTGCGGCGAGGAGCTCGTCGTCACGTCCCTGACCCGTCCGCTCTCGCGTCAGCCGCGCAACGCGTCCGACCGCTCGGTCCATCCGACCGGCATGGCCATCGATCTGCGGCGGAGCAACAGCCCTGCCTGCCGCAGCTGGCTGGAGCGCGTCCTGCTCGAGCTGGAAGGGAAGCGGGTCCTCGAGGCCACCCGCGAACGGCGGCCGCCCCACTACCACGTCGCGATCTTCCCGCGGCCGTACGCCAGCTACGTCGCCCAGCTCACCGGCACCGAGGCCGAGCCCGAGCGCGTGGCGCCCGGTGAGGTGGATCATCGCGTCGCGCGGGGCGAGAGCCTGTGGGTCATCGCGCAGCGCTACGGCACGACGCTCGACTCCATCCGGCAGGCCAACGGACTCTCGAGCAGCCGCATCTATGCGGGTCAGCTCCTCAGGGTGCCCGTTGCCCGTTGA
- a CDS encoding flavin reductase family protein: MPVDGGSERRSSRILDTESLSSRARYDLLTSLVVPRPIGWISTASAARVPNLAPYSFFAALSASPMLVGIAIGARRGGALKDSLSNLRARPWFCVNVVTVDQLERMNRTAADLPPETSEFDFGGSALSWPTDVEAPFVADCPAVLVCRLEREIGLEPSTSTLVIGRVTEVRLDPDLELEPDSYRVSPRALPVVGRLGGNAYVLPGPIQELARPDGRGG, translated from the coding sequence TTGCCCGTTGATGGCGGATCCGAGCGGCGCTCCTCCCGGATCCTGGACACCGAGTCCCTCTCGAGCCGAGCCCGCTACGACCTCCTGACCTCCCTGGTGGTCCCGCGGCCCATCGGCTGGATCTCCACCGCGTCGGCGGCTCGCGTGCCCAACCTGGCGCCGTACAGCTTCTTCGCCGCGCTCTCGGCCAGCCCGATGCTCGTGGGCATCGCCATCGGCGCACGGCGGGGCGGGGCGCTCAAGGACTCGCTGTCCAACCTGCGCGCCCGGCCGTGGTTCTGCGTCAACGTGGTCACGGTCGACCAGCTCGAACGGATGAACCGCACGGCGGCCGATCTGCCTCCGGAGACGTCGGAATTCGACTTCGGAGGATCTGCCCTGTCGTGGCCGACCGACGTGGAAGCTCCGTTCGTCGCGGACTGCCCGGCGGTGCTGGTCTGCCGCCTGGAGCGTGAGATCGGCCTGGAGCCCTCCACCTCCACGTTGGTGATCGGCCGCGTCACCGAGGTGCGGCTGGATCCCGATCTGGAGCTGGAGCCCGACTCGTACCGGGTGAGCCCGCGGGCGCTGCCCGTGGTGGGACGCCTGGGCGGCAACGCCTACGTGCTGCCCGGACCCATCCAGGAGCTCGCGCGGCCGGACGGGCGCGGCGGCTGA
- a CDS encoding ATP-binding protein translates to MAGGILLAALIGWGAAPPDQTVAAAMIFLGTAVFTGWSYRLTHVHGVEPIVSFRLAQSLFDVLLTTSVIHLTGGAQSPFTPVYILVLTAAALMLPAWGQLVVWASTTAMFAGDVAWAHPETFRASTVVLLGLFALVSVVTGWLGAGLRRAGLTLGAVESELRQLRLDTGDILANLSTGLLTVDGQGRLAYINQAAEKLLGLDAASWLGRPVLAEVDAKAPGLAEVIQRSSREGSPVLRRKLDARLQGEPSILGVSTAVLAGSGSGLPSVTAIFQDITDAERLEGLKIRAERLEAVAELSASLAHEIKNPLASIRSSVEQIAKPSLDAEDRAVLQSLVLTESDRLSRLLSEFIEFARIRGGRVEDVDLSELVRNALALALQHPDAPEDARVAVEGLERPLRVRGDEDLLHRAVFNLILNALQFAGAAGQVRVTLAGPSEEERAPLPDAEDAIRITVEDSGPGVAIEDLGRVFEPFYTTRKGGSGLGLAVVHRAVDAHQGSVWVDNGALGGARFVMVLPAAGTAGEQGE, encoded by the coding sequence GTGGCCGGGGGCATCCTGCTCGCCGCCCTGATCGGCTGGGGCGCCGCGCCCCCGGACCAGACGGTCGCGGCCGCCATGATCTTCCTGGGCACGGCGGTCTTCACCGGCTGGTCCTACCGGCTCACCCACGTCCACGGCGTCGAGCCGATCGTCTCGTTCCGGCTGGCGCAGTCGCTCTTCGACGTGCTGCTGACCACGTCGGTGATCCACCTCACGGGGGGTGCCCAGAGCCCCTTCACGCCCGTCTACATCCTGGTGCTGACCGCGGCTGCCCTCATGCTGCCGGCCTGGGGCCAGCTCGTGGTGTGGGCGTCCACGACGGCCATGTTCGCGGGCGACGTCGCGTGGGCCCACCCGGAGACCTTCCGGGCCAGCACCGTCGTGCTGCTCGGCCTCTTCGCGCTGGTGTCGGTCGTCACCGGCTGGTTGGGCGCGGGGCTCCGGCGGGCCGGGTTGACCCTGGGCGCAGTGGAATCCGAGCTGCGCCAGCTCCGCCTGGACACCGGGGACATCCTGGCCAACCTGAGCACGGGCCTGTTGACGGTGGACGGGCAGGGCCGGCTCGCGTACATCAACCAGGCCGCCGAGAAGCTGCTCGGGCTGGACGCGGCCTCCTGGCTGGGGCGGCCGGTGCTGGCGGAGGTCGACGCGAAGGCCCCGGGCCTCGCCGAAGTGATCCAGCGCTCCAGCCGCGAGGGCAGCCCGGTGCTGCGCCGGAAGCTGGACGCCCGCCTGCAGGGGGAGCCGTCCATCCTGGGCGTGTCGACCGCGGTCCTGGCGGGAAGCGGCAGCGGTCTGCCCTCGGTGACGGCCATCTTCCAGGACATCACGGACGCGGAGCGCCTGGAGGGGCTGAAGATCCGGGCCGAGCGCCTCGAGGCCGTGGCGGAGCTGTCCGCCTCGCTGGCCCACGAGATCAAGAACCCGTTGGCCTCCATCCGGAGCTCGGTGGAGCAGATCGCCAAGCCGTCCCTGGATGCCGAGGATCGGGCCGTCCTCCAGAGCCTGGTCCTGACGGAGTCCGACCGACTCAGCCGCCTCCTGTCCGAGTTCATCGAGTTCGCGCGCATCCGGGGTGGGCGGGTGGAGGACGTGGACCTGTCGGAGCTGGTCCGGAACGCTCTGGCCCTGGCGCTCCAGCACCCCGACGCGCCCGAGGACGCCCGGGTCGCCGTCGAAGGGCTGGAGCGTCCCCTGCGCGTGCGCGGCGACGAGGACCTCCTCCATCGGGCGGTCTTCAACCTGATCCTGAACGCGCTCCAGTTCGCCGGGGCCGCCGGACAGGTGCGCGTCACGCTGGCGGGTCCCTCGGAGGAGGAACGCGCCCCCCTGCCGGACGCCGAGGATGCGATCCGGATCACGGTGGAGGACTCTGGCCCGGGAGTTGCCATCGAGGACCTCGGCCGCGTCTTCGAGCCGTTCTACACGACGCGCAAGGGGGGAAGCGGCCTCGGGCTGGCGGTCGTGCACCGAGCGGTGGACGCCCATCAGGGAAGCGTGTGGGTGGACAACGGGGCGCTCGGGGGCGCCCGGTTCGTCATGGTGCTCCCCGCAGCGGGGACCGCGGGAGAACAGGGTGAGTGA
- a CDS encoding sigma-54 dependent transcriptional regulator, with protein MSEAIRILVVDDETSILDSLRILFKGEGFDVSTALGGTQGLEALETQHPDVVLTDIRMPGATGIDVLQRAREVDPEMPVILMTAQASLQSAMRAVNEGAYYYLQKPFANDELIAICKRAAEARHLRVENRELKREIKRRDKKRGERPIGRSREFIEILKLAETVAPQESTVLIGGESGTGKEVLARFIHANSSRAERPFFSINCGALTESLLESELFGHVKGAFTGAVKDKEGLLVAAAGGTLFLDEVGELSPATQVKLLRALQEREVIPVGATEAVAIDVRILAATNRELEDEIRRGAFRSDLYYRLNVIQLRLPALRERRDDIPLLAEHFLRIMQERTGAEAALEVEAEAMDRLLEYDWPGNVRELENALERAAVLSKGRAIGLGGLPERVREAKPVRLVADAPPSNPTMEVVERAYILWVLQAEGGNKTKAAEVLGIDPSTLYRKLNRYGLDG; from the coding sequence GTGAGTGAGGCCATCCGGATACTGGTCGTCGACGACGAGACGAGCATCCTCGATTCCTTGAGGATCCTCTTCAAGGGCGAGGGTTTCGACGTCTCCACCGCGCTGGGCGGAACCCAGGGCCTGGAGGCGCTGGAGACCCAGCACCCGGACGTCGTGCTCACGGACATCCGCATGCCGGGTGCGACCGGGATCGACGTCCTGCAGCGCGCCCGTGAGGTGGACCCGGAGATGCCGGTCATCCTCATGACGGCGCAGGCATCGCTCCAGTCGGCCATGCGGGCCGTCAACGAGGGTGCGTACTACTACCTGCAGAAGCCCTTCGCGAACGACGAGCTCATCGCCATCTGCAAGCGAGCGGCGGAGGCGCGTCACCTGCGGGTGGAGAACCGCGAGCTCAAGCGCGAGATCAAGCGTCGCGACAAGAAGCGGGGCGAGCGTCCCATCGGGCGCAGCCGCGAATTCATCGAGATCCTGAAGCTGGCCGAGACCGTGGCTCCCCAGGAGTCGACGGTGCTCATCGGGGGCGAGAGCGGAACCGGAAAGGAGGTGCTGGCGCGCTTCATCCACGCCAACTCCTCGCGCGCCGAACGACCCTTCTTCTCCATCAACTGCGGGGCGCTCACCGAGAGTCTGCTCGAGAGCGAGCTCTTCGGTCATGTGAAGGGGGCGTTCACGGGGGCAGTCAAGGACAAGGAAGGGCTGCTCGTGGCCGCCGCCGGGGGAACGCTCTTCCTGGACGAGGTCGGCGAGTTGTCGCCCGCCACGCAGGTCAAGCTGCTGCGGGCCCTCCAGGAGCGGGAGGTGATCCCCGTCGGCGCGACCGAGGCGGTCGCCATCGACGTCCGCATCCTGGCGGCCACCAACCGCGAGTTGGAGGACGAGATCCGGCGCGGCGCGTTCCGCAGCGATCTCTACTACCGCCTCAACGTGATCCAGCTGCGCCTGCCGGCGCTCCGTGAGCGGCGCGACGACATCCCCCTCCTGGCCGAGCACTTTCTCCGCATCATGCAGGAGCGGACCGGTGCCGAGGCGGCCCTGGAGGTGGAGGCCGAAGCCATGGACCGCTTGCTCGAATACGATTGGCCCGGGAACGTGCGCGAGCTGGAGAACGCGCTGGAGCGGGCGGCGGTGCTCAGCAAGGGCCGCGCGATCGGATTGGGGGGACTGCCCGAGCGGGTCCGCGAGGCCAAGCCCGTGCGCCTGGTGGCGGATGCCCCACCGTCCAATCCCACCATGGAGGTGGTCGAGCGCGCCTATATCCTCTGGGTGTTGCAGGCGGAGGGAGGGAACAAGACCAAGGCCGCTGAGGTTCTCGGGATCGATCCCTCGACGCTCTACCGCAAACTCAACCGGTACGGACTGGACGGATGA
- a CDS encoding glycosyltransferase family 2 protein, which produces MNDALRLSVVIPCYNEIRTAERLLRRVRQVPLDLEVVVVDDGSTDGTRDLLKRLEAEGLIQVLVFHEVNQGKGAALRTGFARATGDVIVVQDADLEYDPAELPTLMEPIRLGQADAVFGSRFLGGPHRVLFFWHMMGNRVLTLFSNMCTDLNLTDMETCYKMVRADLLKTLSLSADRFGIEPELTARLAQARAIIYEMPISYHGRSYAEGKKIGWKDGVSALWHIFKCNFLDAKAKPFERPERRAFPRTAAEDRAWSEQRDEALPAPTPVPDPSGARSG; this is translated from the coding sequence ATGAACGACGCCCTCAGGCTCTCTGTGGTCATCCCCTGCTACAACGAGATCCGCACCGCGGAGCGGCTCCTGCGCCGTGTGCGCCAGGTTCCGCTCGACCTGGAGGTGGTGGTCGTCGACGACGGCTCCACGGACGGGACGCGCGATCTCCTGAAGCGTCTGGAGGCGGAGGGCCTGATCCAGGTGCTCGTCTTCCACGAGGTGAACCAGGGGAAGGGCGCAGCGCTGCGCACGGGATTCGCGCGGGCCACGGGGGACGTGATCGTCGTGCAGGACGCGGATCTCGAATACGACCCCGCCGAGCTTCCCACCCTGATGGAGCCCATCCGGCTCGGACAGGCCGACGCCGTCTTCGGCTCCCGCTTTCTCGGCGGACCCCACCGCGTCCTGTTCTTCTGGCACATGATGGGCAACCGCGTGCTCACGCTGTTCTCCAACATGTGCACGGACCTGAACCTCACGGACATGGAGACCTGCTACAAGATGGTCCGTGCGGATCTCCTGAAGACGCTGTCGCTCTCGGCGGACCGCTTCGGCATCGAGCCGGAGCTGACGGCTCGGCTGGCCCAGGCCCGCGCCATCATCTACGAGATGCCCATCAGCTACCACGGTCGCTCCTACGCCGAGGGCAAGAAGATCGGCTGGAAGGACGGGGTCTCCGCGCTGTGGCACATCTTCAAGTGCAACTTCCTGGACGCGAAGGCCAAGCCGTTCGAGCGCCCGGAGCGCCGGGCCTTCCCCCGCACCGCGGCCGAGGATCGCGCCTGGTCCGAGCAGCGCGACGAAGCGCTGCCCGCTCCGACGCCCGTGCCGGATCCCTCCGGCGCCCGCTCCGGATGA
- a CDS encoding tetratricopeptide repeat protein, translating into MSALTMRRAALAALVLGIVVYLNALGNGYAYDDQHILVDNTRIHSLDTFGEAITAPYWPNREGKGLGLWRPFATATYAIGWNAFDGSPLPFHVLNVLLHGVVSALTALLVGALTASAPAALLGGTVFALHPVHVEVVANVIGFAELWGAVTFLTACLLFLRWRETGFGLGRSLALTALFVWGILTKESAITLPGVFFLLDGFREDRGIGEIGRYVRERALLFGTLVAGAALVFAGRHAVLGSVADAFPALGADLLKEIPRIWTLGEIWLHYVRLLFLPLDLSADYSPGVVDIHIGWNAVNTVGAVLALLFLVLALVTWRSRTGARAIGAGVLWFVITISPVSNFFFLSGVLLGERTLYLPSVGLSLALGWLGVRALRERRALTAALLSVWLGVFAVRTWTRTPTWKSMETVFLTLMDEHLEAGRAQWVAGDSHWQENQVSEALRNYRYAIGTVGAGYSLLSEVTRKLLGLERWAQAEFLARMLVADQPRWDAGYAYVALALDGQGRPEEAVEWAERARDLDPDVAVTHHMLSGLYARLDRIPDAIEERQAAIDAGEDEHWQQWFWLAELHGRLGDTARGREILDSARVRDPEPEGLAQIDSLAAAWGPSSTP; encoded by the coding sequence ATGAGCGCCCTGACCATGCGGCGCGCGGCGCTGGCCGCCCTCGTGCTCGGGATCGTGGTCTACCTGAACGCGCTCGGAAACGGGTACGCGTACGACGACCAGCACATCCTCGTCGACAACACGCGCATCCATTCCCTGGACACCTTCGGCGAGGCCATCACCGCCCCCTACTGGCCCAATCGGGAAGGGAAGGGCCTGGGGCTGTGGCGCCCGTTCGCCACGGCCACCTACGCGATCGGGTGGAACGCCTTCGACGGAAGCCCGCTGCCCTTCCACGTCCTCAACGTGCTGTTGCACGGTGTGGTCTCGGCGTTGACCGCGCTGCTCGTCGGGGCTCTGACGGCCTCGGCGCCGGCCGCGTTGCTGGGTGGGACCGTCTTTGCGCTCCACCCGGTGCACGTGGAGGTGGTCGCCAACGTGATCGGCTTTGCCGAGCTGTGGGGCGCCGTCACGTTCCTGACGGCCTGCCTGCTGTTCCTGCGGTGGCGCGAGACGGGCTTCGGCCTCGGTCGCAGCCTGGCCCTGACGGCGTTGTTCGTCTGGGGCATCCTGACCAAGGAGAGCGCCATCACGCTGCCCGGCGTCTTCTTCCTGCTGGACGGCTTCCGCGAGGACCGGGGCATCGGGGAGATCGGTCGGTACGTGCGCGAGCGCGCGCTGCTCTTCGGGACGCTCGTGGCCGGCGCGGCCCTGGTCTTCGCCGGTCGGCATGCCGTGCTGGGATCCGTGGCGGACGCCTTCCCGGCGCTGGGCGCCGATCTCCTGAAGGAGATCCCGCGCATCTGGACGCTCGGCGAGATCTGGCTGCACTACGTCCGCCTGCTGTTCCTGCCCCTGGATCTGAGCGCGGACTACTCGCCGGGCGTCGTCGACATCCACATCGGTTGGAACGCGGTCAATACCGTGGGTGCGGTGCTGGCGCTCCTGTTCCTGGTCCTGGCCCTCGTCACGTGGCGCAGCCGCACGGGCGCCCGGGCGATCGGGGCCGGCGTGCTGTGGTTCGTCATCACGATCTCGCCGGTCTCCAACTTCTTCTTCCTGTCGGGTGTGTTGCTGGGCGAGCGGACGCTCTACCTCCCGTCCGTGGGCCTCAGCCTGGCCCTGGGGTGGCTGGGCGTGCGCGCCCTGCGCGAACGCCGGGCGCTCACCGCCGCTCTCCTGTCGGTCTGGCTCGGCGTGTTCGCCGTCCGGACCTGGACGCGTACGCCCACCTGGAAGAGCATGGAGACCGTCTTCCTCACCCTGATGGACGAGCACCTGGAGGCTGGACGGGCGCAATGGGTGGCCGGCGACTCGCACTGGCAGGAGAACCAGGTGAGCGAGGCCCTGCGCAACTACCGGTATGCCATCGGCACCGTGGGGGCGGGCTACAGCCTGCTCTCGGAGGTCACGCGCAAGCTCCTGGGGCTCGAACGCTGGGCGCAGGCGGAGTTCCTGGCCCGTATGCTCGTGGCCGACCAGCCCCGCTGGGACGCCGGCTACGCGTATGTGGCCCTGGCCCTGGACGGCCAGGGGCGGCCGGAGGAGGCCGTCGAGTGGGCGGAGCGCGCCCGGGACCTGGATCCGGACGTGGCCGTCACCCACCACATGCTGTCCGGCCTGTACGCCCGCCTGGACCGGATCCCGGACGCCATCGAGGAGCGGCAGGCCGCCATCGATGCCGGCGAGGACGAACACTGGCAGCAGTGGTTCTGGCTGGCCGAGCTCCATGGGCGGCTCGGAGACACCGCCCGGGGGCGAGAGATCCTCGACTCGGCCCGGGTCCGGGACCCCGAGCCGGAGGGCCTCGCCCAGATCGACAGCCTGGCGGCGGCGTGGGGCCCCTCCTCCACGCCCTGA
- a CDS encoding prepilin-type N-terminal cleavage/methylation domain-containing protein yields MRNTKGFTLIELLIVVVIIGILAAIAIPKFSATREKAYFAAMKSDLKNLAAQQEIYYADNYSYTTSSTNLGFVASQGVTVGSAATSSGWNASATHSALGGTEGCAIYYGSSTAPTSPTTPSAPGEVACTR; encoded by the coding sequence ATGCGGAACACCAAGGGTTTTACGCTGATCGAGCTGCTGATCGTGGTCGTGATCATCGGCATCCTGGCCGCGATCGCGATCCCGAAGTTCTCGGCGACGCGTGAGAAGGCCTACTTCGCAGCGATGAAGTCGGACCTCAAGAACCTGGCGGCGCAGCAGGAGATCTACTACGCCGACAACTACAGCTACACGACGTCCTCCACGAACCTCGGTTTCGTGGCCAGTCAGGGCGTGACGGTCGGTTCGGCCGCCACCTCTTCGGGCTGGAACGCTTCGGCGACGCACAGCGCGCTGGGTGGTACCGAGGGCTGCGCGATCTACTACGGTTCGTCCACGGCTCCGACGTCTCCGACGACGCCGTCCGCCCCGGGCGAGGTCGCCTGCACCCGCTAA
- a CDS encoding prepilin-type N-terminal cleavage/methylation domain-containing protein, whose product MKRAGFTLIELLIVVVVIGILAAIAIPKYNSMRDKALLSALRSDLANLAITQEAYYDDNYVYAANTTSLGMTVTRDVSIAINESTSSGWAATATHPGLASDNCGIYHGNASSANASPATQPGIIYCTKN is encoded by the coding sequence ATGAAGAGAGCGGGCTTCACGCTGATCGAGCTTCTGATCGTGGTGGTCGTCATCGGCATCCTCGCGGCCATCGCGATCCCCAAGTACAACTCGATGCGCGACAAGGCGCTCCTGAGCGCGCTCCGCTCGGACCTGGCCAACCTCGCCATCACCCAGGAAGCGTACTACGACGACAACTACGTGTACGCGGCCAACACGACCTCGCTGGGGATGACGGTGACGCGGGACGTCTCGATCGCCATCAACGAATCCACGAGCAGCGGGTGGGCAGCCACGGCCACCCACCCGGGTCTCGCGTCGGACAACTGCGGGATCTACCACGGCAACGCCTCCTCGGCCAACGCCTCTCCCGCCACGCAGCCTGGCATCATCTATTGCACAAAGAACTAG
- a CDS encoding ATP-binding protein translates to MPFRRTLLLSIGILYVSLLALAAVSLYLMLPWLGSVARGILFAFALLVLSVGFLWAFGGALLSRTLLGPLDRLVSDAQRIAGGDYRHRITPAPTAELAALSEAVNAMAARLIHDQELLAENVRSLEETNRELIDASDEVIRSARLASVGTLASGIAHEIGNPLSAVIGFVDLARSRSERGVIDPDLLQSALEEARRIDGIVRSLLHYARPRDEQRRPVDTVEVLLRVRNLLENQGRFDLVPVTWSLPQETPPVEMNPQELEQVMVNLLLNALDALEGRKDARIWVSVDVMDGELYRAPSRRESDPPGVNYSHRRRISWDAGGLRVEPLQITERIVTITVRDNGPGIPEDHVPQLFDPFFTTKEPGKGTGLGLAVCSRLVEGMGGRIEGGNHEEGGARFLVRLPVVDPGEAGALAVEPMEGQESA, encoded by the coding sequence GTGCCCTTCAGGCGCACGCTGCTGCTCTCGATCGGCATCCTGTACGTCAGCCTGCTGGCGCTGGCCGCGGTGTCGCTCTACCTCATGCTGCCCTGGCTCGGCTCGGTGGCCCGGGGGATCCTGTTCGCCTTCGCCCTCCTGGTGCTGAGCGTCGGATTCCTGTGGGCGTTCGGAGGGGCACTGTTGAGCCGCACCCTCCTGGGTCCCCTGGACCGCCTGGTCTCGGACGCCCAGCGCATCGCCGGCGGAGACTACCGCCACCGGATCACGCCCGCGCCGACGGCCGAGCTGGCCGCGCTCTCCGAGGCGGTCAACGCCATGGCGGCCCGTCTCATCCATGACCAGGAGCTCCTGGCCGAGAACGTCCGCTCGCTGGAGGAGACGAACCGGGAGCTGATCGACGCCTCGGATGAAGTGATCCGCTCGGCCCGCCTGGCCTCGGTGGGAACCCTGGCGTCCGGCATCGCGCACGAGATCGGCAACCCGCTGTCGGCCGTCATCGGGTTCGTCGACCTGGCCCGCAGCCGGTCCGAGCGGGGGGTGATCGATCCCGATCTGCTGCAGTCCGCGCTCGAGGAGGCCCGGCGCATCGACGGGATCGTCCGGTCGCTGCTCCACTATGCGCGGCCCCGGGACGAGCAGCGCCGCCCCGTGGACACCGTCGAGGTGCTCCTGCGGGTGCGCAACCTCCTGGAGAACCAGGGGCGGTTCGATCTCGTTCCGGTGACCTGGTCGCTTCCCCAGGAGACCCCGCCGGTCGAGATGAACCCGCAGGAGCTGGAGCAGGTCATGGTCAACCTGCTCCTCAATGCCCTGGACGCCCTGGAGGGCCGCAAGGATGCCCGGATCTGGGTGTCCGTGGACGTCATGGACGGCGAGCTGTACCGGGCCCCGTCCCGGCGCGAGAGCGATCCTCCCGGAGTGAACTACAGTCACCGGCGGCGGATCAGCTGGGACGCCGGAGGGCTGCGGGTCGAGCCCCTCCAGATCACGGAGCGCATCGTCACGATCACCGTGCGGGACAACGGCCCCGGGATCCCGGAGGACCATGTCCCCCAGTTGTTCGACCCGTTCTTCACCACCAAGGAGCCGGGCAAGGGAACGGGGCTGGGTCTTGCCGTTTGCTCGCGTCTGGTCGAGGGTATGGGGGGCCGAATCGAAGGGGGCAACCACGAGGAGGGAGGTGCGCGCTTCCTGGTGCGTCTGCCGGTGGTCGATCCCGGCGAAGCGGGGGCCCTGGCGGTCGAACCCATGGAGGGGCAGGAGAGCGCGTGA
- a CDS encoding sigma-54 dependent transcriptional regulator, whose product MKILVVDDDPGLRKSLTMILKDAEYEVLTASAGEDGLRIAAAAEPDIILTDVRMPGMGGLEFLDAYKETRGDALVLVMTAYGSQDLAIDAMKRGAYDYLPKPFGADEVLLTVKKAMEREKLRREVGRLRAQVRADRRFGDIVARAPAMVRALEIASKVAPHPSPVLITGPSGTGKELVARLIHQESDRRDLSFIPVNCGAIPETLLESEFFGYVRGAFSGAERDKPGLFEVADKGTLFLDEVGELPASLQVKLLRALQEGEIRRVGGTESQRVDVRVISATNRQLREEVEKGNFREDLYYRLAVVPIYLPPLRERPEEIPDLVHFFIDRHSERLRIPVTGIEPEGMEVLLKHAWPGNIRELENLLEQAMVLSDRPVLRAEDLPDRLRRPDVPGVAGVTTESGDDLSVKRHTASLERSLIQRALERTGGNRTHAAELLELSPRALRYKIRDYDLE is encoded by the coding sequence GTGAAAATCCTCGTCGTCGACGATGATCCGGGACTCCGGAAGTCCCTGACCATGATCCTGAAGGATGCCGAATACGAAGTGCTGACGGCGTCCGCTGGCGAGGACGGACTGCGGATCGCTGCGGCCGCGGAGCCCGACATCATCCTCACCGACGTCCGCATGCCGGGCATGGGCGGTCTGGAGTTCCTGGACGCCTACAAGGAGACGCGGGGGGACGCGCTGGTCCTCGTGATGACCGCGTATGGCAGCCAGGATCTGGCGATCGACGCCATGAAGCGCGGCGCCTACGACTACCTGCCCAAGCCGTTCGGCGCCGACGAGGTCCTCCTCACGGTCAAGAAGGCGATGGAGCGTGAGAAGCTCCGCCGCGAGGTCGGGCGTCTCCGGGCCCAGGTGCGGGCGGATCGGCGGTTCGGGGATATCGTGGCCCGCGCTCCCGCCATGGTCCGTGCCCTCGAGATCGCCTCCAAGGTGGCGCCCCATCCCTCGCCGGTGCTCATCACGGGCCCGAGCGGGACCGGAAAGGAGCTGGTCGCGCGCCTGATCCACCAGGAGAGCGACCGCCGCGACCTGTCGTTCATCCCCGTCAACTGCGGGGCGATCCCGGAGACCCTGCTGGAGTCCGAGTTCTTCGGCTACGTGCGGGGGGCGTTCTCGGGCGCCGAGCGCGACAAGCCCGGTCTGTTCGAGGTCGCCGACAAGGGCACGCTCTTCCTGGACGAGGTGGGCGAGCTGCCCGCGAGTCTGCAGGTCAAGCTGCTGCGCGCGCTGCAGGAGGGGGAGATCCGGCGCGTGGGCGGCACCGAGAGCCAGCGCGTGGACGTGCGGGTCATCTCGGCCACCAACCGTCAGCTGCGCGAAGAAGTGGAGAAGGGCAACTTCCGCGAGGATCTCTACTACCGTCTCGCCGTCGTGCCCATCTATCTGCCTCCGCTGCGCGAGCGTCCCGAGGAGATCCCCGATCTCGTGCACTTCTTCATCGATCGCCACTCGGAGCGGCTGCGCATTCCCGTGACCGGGATCGAGCCCGAGGGCATGGAGGTGCTCCTCAAACACGCCTGGCCCGGGAACATCCGTGAGCTCGAGAATCTGCTCGAGCAGGCGATGGTGCTCTCCGACCGTCCGGTGCTGCGGGCGGAGGACCTGCCCGACCGCCTCCGGCGGCCGGACGTGCCGGGCGTCGCGGGAGTGACCACCGAGAGCGGCGACGACCTCTCGGTCAAGCGCCACACGGCGTCGCTGGAGCGGAGCCTGATCCAGCGGGCGCTGGAGCGCACGGGCGGCAACCGCACGCATGCGGCCGAGCTGCTCGAGCTGTCCCCGCGGGCGCTGCGCTACAAGATCCGGGACTACGACCTGGAGTAG